aaagaccaaaaccaacaatgtggtTAGTctctcaatgtgtgtgtttaaaattaTGAAGACATGAACATGTcatccagtgcaacagtgtggctcattggtgtgtttttagtagtttttggacaacattGGAGCTATATGACACACAGGAATAAGATATATAacgtagggctgcacgatatcgcgatgtgcgcatgcgctatagtcacatcgcaggacgttgcgatgttgacgctacaacttctttgctgcttgatataaaagtaaactttcaccgttctccttttccatgattgttactgGCCGACCCTTCCtcttgttatgggaagtgaggctctccctgtgtgtagaaaagtaccgtaagcagccgctgacacagtgatgcacatgcttttccctgggtagtgaagctacagtagtcagtgttttatgttcgctgcaaagacaaactaaatcacctgattaatgcaacgttatcacgacatctcccggccatttttcaccgcagaaagctgctaccagccaggccaaagctaacatagttagcctaaagaaacaaggcgtctgtcccaactaacgttatggttcggagctgcgacgctggaaacgtaacactaatctacaacagcagtctgtgtctgatataacgtcatttacactgatctaagtgctcttggatacacagtttgttgaagagtgtgacatgcaggctctgcatgctcAGCAAACCAGCAATCATGACCAATTTTAATcagtttatcaaacaaccaaagcaggccccgctagtcgaccacaacctgacatttagaggaagcaacatgcattattaatatcattcacgttagcctggattgatattatatgaatgcaatggtgtcatgtcagtcaaccagtgtatttcttcctaatttccctctccaaaatcacttcagaagagtaatcacagccttactttctttggtttttgtaaagcattaaagttcaacaaagactggttcacataagaacatttcctttttcatttttattttctttgtagatgcactcccctacaaaatcaccccagtagtttagaatgatttagtatttctaaatagggctatttatgtcctcttgtaaaaattagtctttttttcatatcgcaatatatatcacAGGGGAAAAGAAATATCGCAATGCAAGTTTTTtacaatatcgtgcaggcctaatatAACTATTATATATTAGTAATTCATTGATGGTTTTGATGTTTCATGGGGCAGGTTGACAGAAAGAAACGTATGCAATGTCACCAGCGTTattatttaagtgtgtgtgtaactaTGAGTGTTATAAAGTACCTGCACTCCCATTTGGTAAGCAGACTGCTCGCCGTTCACAGGTGGAACCCCGAGGAACAGGTCAGCTGACCCGGACAGAGAGAAGGACCCAGATCctaaagaaagacaaaacaagataGCAACTTTAGTAACAGTTTCAGTGTTGTTGTAGCAGTTTAGGGTGCAAGACTGAGTATGCTATTAATGGTATAACAGAATTATATAATGTGTATTATGTTGCCTTTAAATGTGAAGAGTCAGTATGTCCTACAACGTGCAAAAACTTGAGATAAAATGCTCTATACTATGTCAAGCCTCAATTTGTGACCTGTGCACAGTATCTTACTGGCCCTTCTGTCACATGTTGATTCATACACTAGCTCCCTCAACTAATCCAAGTCAGTAGCAAACAGGAAAAGTTTTTGCAGGAAAgttactaaaaaaaacaaagggaaaATATAAAGCAAATAATTGCGCAGCACACCAGTTCCGAAACACAGACACCAAAACTGGCATTACTGTTATAACTGCAAAATTGTCTGTTGAATGTGCATTTCCTCAATGCCCGACAGCGCCAAACATTTTCAATTTCCTGAGCCTCAAGTTATACATTGTGTTCAGGTAACCCATATGACTGACAAGTTCAGGGACAAAAGggacagagacaaagaaggGCAGAACTGCCTCAAGGCAAGTTTGCATACTGTAACTTTGCGTGTCTTTTGGTACCTGTGGAGTTGGGAGTGTGCGGGGAGTCGTTGCCCTGTGGGCCCCCTAAGGCTGTCTTCATGGCATAAAGGTTGGCCTCTTCTTGGAACTTGCCAATATTTTTCTTGTAGCGGATTCTCTTGTTGCCAAACCAGTTAGAGACctggcaggaaaaaaaaaaagaaagactaaAAAGGTCAGTGTACACTCTTTGAAAGATTTGattaaaatgaacacatttcaGTGTTTAATTGTTCAACCCTGAGCAGTAGAttcaatataaataaatataaatgcttAAGCAAGAGTTAAAAACTGTGTGTCTTTAAGCGTGAATACAGACAAACTGCAAATTTGTTCACCTACGCTATACAGTACCTCAAATACACACAGCTTATTATATGTTCAACATAACATCAAAACCCCTCAACCTTTCCGTTGCTGCTTGTTCCTGAAAGTACAGTCAGTTGTTTACCTGAGAGACGGTGATTCCACACTGTTTGGCAAGTTCCTCTTTGGCTTCTTCACTGGGGTAAGGGTTGGACAGGTGGGAGTAGAAATACTCATTCAGGCCCTCTGTGGCCTGTTTGCTGAAGTTGCGCCTTTTACGCCTGATGAGACACGAACAGGTGATAAgtattgggggggaaaaaacaacagattttttttctatgttattacatttttacacagcTACTATTTATAGTCTAAGATGTGGTTAGGGGTCCCTTGCCCCATTCTGTAAActcaaacatactgtacaggtCTGAATGGCTACGGGTTATATAAACATGCTGTTGGTAGAATACGCTTATAAAAAGTTAATATATTCCACCTCAAAATATGCATAAAAAggtgaaaacataaaacatcaaATTAACATCAAATTAATTCTGAAAAAGGGGCATTAGCATAGCTGCATATTGCTGCTATTAGCCCAGAGCAATTACTTTCACTCTCAATTTTTGGTTGAAACTAAAACATTTGTCAAATTAGGAAATGTGTTGTAAAAAATAAGTATTACATTTTTGCAGTGACTCACATTCACTATTTAAAACCATAATAATAGCTGTTCAAAACCAAGCTAACTACAGCGACTGTCGGTAAAGGTGGGGAGGGGTGAGTACTAGCccctttccgaccggagggatttttgcagttcctagaacataacgttcctagaaccctttttttctcgtgttccaactggaccaatttggggattcttaagttcctctggccacagttcctgtaactcttccagctcctacttcagggcagggtcttttcccttttcagcataagccgctttccgaccaagtagttacaggaacgtagttataggaaaagtccacttctaaagagctctactaactactcttcccccaaaaccgttttttccaattgcattcccactggccaagtggccatagggactggtaggaggtaaatattaaatctaatgtatatagcatatttgtcataatttaaacaagtctcccgaatagaaacgggtatctctctctcccccgcctctgcctgctgcgctgtggacgtgtgtgtgagactgtgtgtgtgtgtgtgtgtgtgtgtgtgtgtgtgtgtgtgtgacggccggcgagctgcaggacacgcttgtgaagtttaactccgaaaagacagttaaccacaggttcccgttaatcttatgatggacatgtgttaaACGGCGAagtaaaagcctcttatttacgagagcggtctgagagacctccagcttaccgcgaggtgtctgagcatgactggccgagcgacgagctagcggccggggcaggcgcctgctggctgtcgcctcacttcatggagcttctcaacttcgaaaactttgaagcaaattgtcaattcggcatcaatcttcgcaagactgcctatatttgaaatctaaacagttaatttcttgcctaaaacgttgtcagaagtgaaactagtgatgaataagatggcgaaaattgataaaattgtcccgttgttggtctgtctgtaccagaaacccgaccctcgttgacctaggttcatatgctgaaaagggaaaagaccctgccctgaagtaggagctgaaagagttacaggaactgcggccagaggaacttaaaaatccccaaattggtccagtcggaacacgagaagaaaaaaaaagggttctaggaattttatgttgtagtaactgcaaaaatccctccggtcggaaagcggcttatgtttagaagtggactgttcctagaactacgttcctgtaactacttggtcggaaagaagCTCTTGATACTGAAAAGAGTTTTTCAGTGCAgtattccattaaaaaaaaagaagaaaaccacACACGCCTGCCTACCTGGCATCAAGAAAGCGGGACCTCAGGATCATGACTGCCTCGCATGTGCTCTGCTTCAGCTGGGTCTGGATCGTGCTGAATTTGCGGTGGATGATGCCGACCATGCGCTCAATCTCCCGCGGAGTCACGGGCCGTGTACGCGACTGCTCCCTCAGCAGGTTCATCACATGGGTGGTGAACTCGGTGCATGCCTGGGTAGGCGACACATCAAACGACGGACAGTGAAGGACAGACATGCGCAAAGCAATGAATCAATGTGTCATGTTGGTTTCATGTTAGTGTGATATTATTAATCAAAAGGCTATTTTGAATTTTACAACATGGCAtttagttttcagtttttgtagagaagaaaatgaattgtgacaataaaatatCCTGAAAATTAGCAGGTTAGTATTACTGTTCTTGTCAGTAAGCATGTATAAGCATAATTACTGAAGGTCTTAGCATAACTGGTATGTCACACTGGTAAATTGAATGATCCAAAAAGCAGCTTAGCTCTATACAACTTTACTGTAGAAGGGatgctttttttgtattacagcATGCTCAACAGTCCACTTAAAAAACTGAAGATTTTAATTTATGTTGCAGGAAGAATGTATTGTATGTTGCTGATGAGTATCATTACAATAGTGGATTTCCCAACAGATCTGAATGGGCCTTTGAATAACAGCAGACAATAGGGCTTTGGTGTAGATTTTAATTagtgtttaattttaaaaagcctcttCTCATACAGAGATATGAAGCTTATACCTGGTGTGTTTTGATCAGCAACATAAAGGCAGAAGTGTATACCCGGCAAAGAAATGTTTTGCGACTGAACTCTAGACCTAACATGCCAATGGATTACGCTTCTGGCGAGCAGCTTTAGTACAGGCAAGCGTGTACGGGCAATGTCAGCGCTTGTCTCCTGTTGCGACACGGTACCTGCTCATACTTCTCCAGCTCAGTGTGGTAGATACTGCGAATCTGGCTCAACTTGCTTTTGTAGTCGGAGTGCTCGAGCGAGCTGTCAGGTGACATCCCTCCCGAGCTGGTGGCAGCAGACACAGCGGCAGCAGCCCCGCCACCCTTTTCCGGCCCCGCCACACCCTCTGCCAGCAGCATGTTGTCCAATCGCACCAGCTGAGGGTCCTGAGGCTCGTCCTCCTGGGCGTTTCTCATTGACAGGCCTGTCAATAAGAAAAATGTCAACTGGTTTTGTGGGTGAAATATCAACAGAAGACTGTATGGATTTGTGTTAAGTTGTGTTACAGTACAGTCACATCACACTTCTGTCCTGTGAATATTTTCTCCATCTCCCAATGACTTTAACTGAAGCCTGTCCAGCAACTGatgaattcatgcatgcatTTCCTGTTTTGGTACAGGTCAGccaataaaaacacagatggaCTGTTTTAGGAGTGGACAAGTCATTACTCTATGTGCCATCTACTTGTTGTGTGCATCACTGTTTAATCACAATATTGATTTATTACTCACATCTGAACATCCCATTCGGAGCTGAGTGCAGGGCAATATCGCTGGACTGAAAGCAAATGGCTGCAAACTTTAACAGTGTCtttgcagtttttatttttatgtttgccTTTAAAAAATGGCTTGCTAACAAAGGATACCTTCTAAATAATCTTTTATAGCATAAATGAAGAGATCTAGAAGCATTAACCACCACCCTCTTATCTTTCAGTAACAAACTTGCAAGTACTGTACAGTTATCAAACCAACCAGCAACATGTATAGAACTGCCCTATAGGGATCGTATGTCAAAGAGACAAAGGTCTAGCTGCTGTTGCCTCCATTTTTATACCTAATAGCATTTTATATAATAGCTGTCTTGTTTCGTTTATCTtcctttacatttgtttttgacaatgaaagtaaaaaaatatatatatataaatgtaaaaatattgagTTACTTTCagccagagtcaaattcctgaTATGCATGTGTATGATTGTTTATGATTTTATTGGCTTCTGATGACACACTGTCAACCCAGTCTGATAACGCTGCAATCAGGGTTGCATAAGTAGTATAGGCGACTGCCAGGGAGCCCCCCAAAGTCCACACAACATAACCTATATTAAAAAGGCCCTATTTTCTAggttacattttataaatatgttaatACTAGCTACTCCTGCAGCTTCAAGTTCTCCTTCTGTCCCCTTTTCCTCAAACAAGCCCAGCGATGCAGCATCAGTTTCCCCTTTCCCCTCCATCTCAGCACAGCCCAGTCATGTAGAATCAAGCACTCCTGTCCCCTCCACCTCAGACAAGCACAGCAATACAGCATCAAGTGTACCGGTCCCCTAAACCTCAGCACATTGCTGGGATGCAATGTATGACAAATGGCTGACTGGCCATCTGTTTTAACTGAGTAGGTAAGAAAAGAGTTTGTTTACAGAGGACCGTCCTTGTGGGAACTCAGTACAGCTTGGCTATATTGTGCATATTGCACTGAAGTTTCTCTCATATAGGTTTTCTTGTGCTATActcttatttatattatattcataCATATTTTAGTTTGCACTGGTTTCTTTAATGTTGTATTTTGTGCAATACCTTCTTTGTATTGTATGTGTAATTCATTTGATGTCACGTGTGTGTCAatactgttttgtgtgtggttttttctttttctttcatttttcaaaaataattctTGAGAAAAGAATGCTTTTGTTCATCCTCAGCATCACAATTTATTGATACTACTAATGTTTTGATCCCTCTGGACCTTCGTCAAGAGTGTTATGTTATATTTATAAGATAAAAACGACCTTAACGACATACAGCTATGCAGtttatgtgtgaatgtgaacaCAATCATTGATGGTGTAATTGCATGATGATTGACACTGACAACAtcaaaactattttaaataaCGTTACCGGTTTTTTCCTTGATCTCGCAAAGGACGCTGAATAATGCAGGTTTCATTCGGTGGCAGTTGAGTGCATGTTTCCTGTGCATTAGGAAAAGAACGTAGCTAAGGTTAGCATTGCAGGGTAACTGTAAGCAGAAGTAGAGTGACGATATGCAAAttgaccaaaacaaaaacacaaattaagtgACCAactacgttagctagctaccgtggCTAATTTAGCAAACGTTAGCTTCTGACGAACTAAAGACTAAGGAGGTAACACTGATAAACTATCTGTATACGGTAGCCTTTATGTTCGGTCGTATTTTCCTTTGTTAACCATATAGCTAAGCGCCTCAACATGGGCAGGATAATACAGTTTTAACGTTTACATtagcgctaacgttagctacatattGTAGccttagctagctagttagccttGGTTAACGCAGCCTAGCAAGCTAAcggctaacaatggctaacgttacgttagaGAACATCGCTCCTAAAAGACATAGCTATGGGTTTGtaaatgacagcaaataaaCAATTAGCATTGGCTAAAAAGCAACGTTGTATTCGTTAGCTATCGTTTTCAAATTAGTTATCTACTGGCTAAATAATCTAAACAATCGATTGAAGTTCGGGAAACTTTGTCGGAGTCGACAAAgcgaaaacaaacaaaaaaacagctgcaaagctgaaaaataaaaacaatcaaagtTAACACTAACTTTGCTTGTGCCTCGTCCAAACTTTGGTCGGTGATGGTCATTATTTGCTGCAGTATGTCACCAATATCTCTGCGGTTTTCATGTCCGTTTTCTGTGCCCTCGAGGCCCGAGTCCCCTCCGTCAGACCGACGCTGGGAAGGATGGTGAACCGAGTTAAGTGCATGCATCCCGGGGTGGCCACTCATGCCGAGTCCCCGGCCGTTGGAGGGCCCGTTGCCAGTCagaggctgctgctgcaacatctTCAGCGACGCACAGTGGCGACGACTGCTGCCCAACTGTGctcacagacacaaaacaatacCGGCTGATACGAGGCATCGCACAAAGCAGGGTCCCCTAGCGATTGATAGGAAAATGTACAAGCCATGACAACACACTACAGCATGTGATCGACAGTGCTTTTCTGAGGCGGCAGAGTTAGCTAACACTGCTAGGTAAAATGTAACCACAACAGCAAAACATCTGCACTGCCTGCATTTTCAGAAACCagaagtaagtgtgtgtgtgtgtgtgtgtgtgtctgtgtctgtgtctgtgtgtgtgtgtgtgtgtgtcaaggaaTACAGTAACTAATAAATGAGATCTAACAAAATAAAACGGAGATGATGTGCTTTATTTTCATCCTAGTTAGTTTCAAGCAACAGCAGAGACACATTCAGATTAAAGAAGCTGCTTTTTAATTTCTCTGGTTTAACGTCACGATCTCACTTAGGCAGCTGAGGCAGCTTCTCTCACTTGTCTTACTCTACTTCTCATTTTAGCTGCAAGTCAACAGGATGTGCGCCAAAACCACATCAATGTCAGAAGAACTGTGCGCCTGTTTCAACATGTTGCAGTTGGGTATGCCACAATCAAATAAGCAGCAGTTAAAGCAGCAGCTGCTTACAGCTGCTTTGACAACTTTAACTTTTATCTCAAATGATGAGAACATTTTCTTTGGACCATACCTAGACATAACCAAATGTATGACCAGGACTCCTTCTGCTTTTGACTGTGATATTTCACAATAGCATAGCTTGTCAAATGCAGGCTAAATAAATAAGGGTGGGCTGTGGTAAGAGGAACAGGAAGAGAGGAGACGAAACAGAAGGTAGCAAGGCAGACAGAAAGGCGAGAGCGTGTTACATCGGCATGTGAAACTCTTTATTGCtgggtttttttcttcaaaaagaTATTGACAAGACAAGTGACAAGCCAAACATGCTGTGCTCCGTCTGTGGTGACTTCAAGAGATGATGCTTTGAAGAGacaaagtttttaaaaaggtaaGAATGAAAGCACTGAatttacatgtactgtatggtaAACACAGCAACCTTTGGCAAAAACATACAACAGAAATTAATCAGCAACAGGAAGTTGTTATGATCATGTTGTCAAACAGTAAGTTATACAAGAGTATATGATCTACTGTTGGTTTTGTCAACTTCTCAACAAATAGTCAACAGGCTAGAACCTGCCAAACTGGTTTCTCATACATTTCTTTGCAAGAGAAAGAGCACAGCTGCTCTCGAGCAGTTCTCATGTCTAATCCAAGTTACTTCAGGGttgataaatgtaatgtttgaagTATACCAATTAAAGCCTTTGTCCTATGATCTTTGACCTAACCCCTGTTTCTGTGTATCTTCTTGTCAGGGGTTGACATTGAGATAATGGACTACACAGAGATTAAAGTTGAAATGGCTGAAGAGGGGCTGCTGGAACGTCTCGTCATCACAGAAGAGGGGGACATGACTGAGGCAACGAGCAGTTCACTTGTCATCATACAGAGCTGCAGCGGAGAGATGGCTCTGAAAAAGGAAGAGGGACATAAAGGAGAGAACAAGCATGAAGAACGTATAGCAAGTAAAGTGTATTTGAAAGAGCCCAgcccagaaaaacaacaaaccaaCGCAGAGGACGACCAGACAGGGGAGGTTGTTGTGAATGAGGACAAACCAGAGAAAACTGAGAACCTGAATGATGGACTGAACAGAGAGGACAGTGAGTGTGAAGGTCAGCCACATGAGATAATGAGGATTAATGAAAAACCTGAGAAATCCAGTGACACAGAGGATGAAAAGGTGACAGAAAGTGACCCTGTAGTGGACATTAAGAGGTTCAATTTATCTGAGCAACAACCTGAAGGGACACAAAGCCAAGAAGAGGATTCAAAAAAGGTTTGTGGACTGTTGTTATTTTGCTTTGGCTTTATCATATGGATTACTTTTAGATTATCATATCTGTAAGTAGGTGTTTGTAATGTTCTTGACTTTACCAACCAGCTACCATGTACTCTACAAGAAAAACAATGTCGTGGTGGAAAAACAGCAGGCATCATTTTGTTACAGAGCATGTGGGAGTACGTAGGAGTCAATAGAATTATTTTGCTGTACCAACAAACAGTCTGTGCCACTCACTGAGCAATCTTTTTTCCCTCCTTTATTCTTTTTCTGCCACCTACCCTCGTTTTCTCAGGCACACCGGTTAACCCATGACTTCCCAGACACACTGTATGAGCTTCTCTGCACCCTTCAGGAGGGGAGACGGCTCAATGACCAGCGCTGCTCCTTCAGGCTAGAGAGTGGGATGAGGAGAAGGAGGTGCCACTCTGAGCCCAACACCACTAAGCCGGCCAACAGAGGTGGGAGCGCTTTGAAAAGCTCTTCTCTGTTTTACAGTGTTTATGTGACGAAACTGGTGCAGCTGTTGCAATCTTGCCCTTAATCCTGGACCATATACAG
This sequence is a window from Sander vitreus isolate 19-12246 chromosome 6, sanVit1, whole genome shotgun sequence. Protein-coding genes within it:
- the pbx2 gene encoding pre-B-cell leukemia transcription factor 2, yielding MLQQQPLTGNGPSNGRGLGMSGHPGMHALNSVHHPSQRRSDGGDSGLEGTENGHENRRDIGDILQQIMTITDQSLDEAQAKKHALNCHRMKPALFSVLCEIKEKTGLSMRNAQEDEPQDPQLVRLDNMLLAEGVAGPEKGGGAAAAVSAATSSGGMSPDSSLEHSDYKSKLSQIRSIYHTELEKYEQACTEFTTHVMNLLREQSRTRPVTPREIERMVGIIHRKFSTIQTQLKQSTCEAVMILRSRFLDARRKRRNFSKQATEGLNEYFYSHLSNPYPSEEAKEELAKQCGITVSQVSNWFGNKRIRYKKNIGKFQEEANLYAMKTALGGPQGNDSPHTPNSTGSGSFSLSGSADLFLGVPPVNGEQSAYQMGVQANGNWHGRNSPPSGASPHSDHSENSD
- the gpsm3 gene encoding uncharacterized protein gpsm3, with product MDYTEIKVEMAEEGLLERLVITEEGDMTEATSSSLVIIQSCSGEMALKKEEGHKGENKHEERIASKVYLKEPSPEKQQTNAEDDQTGEVVVNEDKPEKTENLNDGLNREDSECEGQPHEIMRINEKPEKSSDTEDEKVTESDPVVDIKRFNLSEQQPEGTQSQEEDSKKAHRLTHDFPDTLYELLCTLQEGRRLNDQRCSFRLESGMRRRRCHSEPNTTKPANRVVFSSMTSLQKEEFFEFVATAQARRLDDQRAQLEKSQPPKTKARSFRGSIKQLSFVKKPAPAPVPVPVPKEDLYNMILTTQAQGRLEDQRSRAPGPMDDEDFFSLLLRVQGGRMDEQRTELPCMLQT